One genomic window of Cygnus olor isolate bCygOlo1 chromosome 3, bCygOlo1.pri.v2, whole genome shotgun sequence includes the following:
- the ACAT2 gene encoding acetyl-CoA acetyltransferase, cytosolic produces MSADPVVFVSAVRTAVGSFNGALSALPAHELGAAAIREALRRAGLAPEEVSEVVLGQVLAAGAGQNPVRQASVGAGIPYSVPAWSCQMICGSGLKAVCLGAQSIMTEESSIVVAGGMESMSKAPHVIHMRAGVKMGEASLQDSIIRDGLTDAFYQYHMGITAENVANQWQISRGEQDQFAVQSQNRAEAAQKAGYFTKEIVPVLVPSKKGPIEVKTDEHPRHGSNLETMAKLKPCFLTDGTGTVTAANASGINDGAAVVILMKKSEAARRGLMPLARIVSWAQTGIDPSIMGVGPISAIRKAIDKAGWNLDQVDLFEINEAFASLSVAIAKELKVNPEKVNIQGGAIALGHPLGASGCRILVTLLHALERTGGKRGIAALCIGGGMGIAMCVER; encoded by the exons ATGAGCGCAGACCCCGTGGTGTTCGTGTCGGCCGTCAGGACCGCCGTCG GCTCCTTCAACGGCGCCCTGTCCGCGCTGCCGGCACACGAGCTGGGCGCCGCCGCCATCCGCGAGGCGCTGCGGCGGGCCGGGCTGGCCCCCGAGGAGGTGTCGGAGGTGGTCCTGGGCCAGGTGCTGGCCGCAG GTGCTGGTCAGAACCCTGTTCGGCAGGCGAGTGTTGGTGCAGGAATCCCTTACTCCGTGCCGGCATGGAGCTGCCAGATGATCTGTGGGTCTGGCTTGAAAGCCGTGTGTCTGGGTGCCCAGTCCATAATGACGGAAGAGTCCAGCATTGTGGTTGCAGGAGGCATGGAAAGTATGAGCAAG GCTCCTCATGTAATTCACATGCGAGCTGGGGTGAAAATGGGAGAGGCTTCCCTGCAAGATAGCATAATCCGTGATGGCCTCACAGATGCTTTTTATCAGTATCACATGGGTATAACAG ctgaaaatgtgGCCAATCAGTGGCAAATTAGCAGAGGGGAACAGGACCAGTTTGCTGTACAGTCACAGAacagggcagaggcagcacagaaagctggctattttacaaaagaaattgtTCCTGTTCTTGTACCTTCTAAAAAAG GTCCCATAGAAGTTAAAACAGACGAACACCCTCGGCATGGGAGCAACTTGGAAACAATGGCAAAGTTAAAGCCCTGTTTTCTGACAGATGGAACTGGGACGGTAACAGCAGCTAATGCTTCAG GTATAAACGATGGAGCTGCAGTTGTAATTCTAATGAAGAAATCAGAAGCTGCTAGGCGAGGTCTTATGCCTTTGGCTCGGATCGTGTCCTGGGCTCAGACAGGTATAGATCCATCTATAATGGGAGTAGGGCCCATTTCAGCAATAAGGAAAGCT ATTGACAAAGCTGGATGGAATCTGGACCAAGTTGACTTGTTTGAAATTAACGAAGCCTTTGCATCACTATCTGTTGCAATAGCAAAAGAATTGAAAGTAAACCCAGAAAAG gtCAACATCCAAGGTGGAGCTATTGCTCTTGGCCACCCTCTTGGTGCCTCTGGTTGTCGCATCCTTGTTACTCTTCTACATGCACTGGAAAGAACAGGTGGAAAGCGTGGTATTGCTGCTCTCTGTATAGGAGGAGGAATGGGAATAGCTATGTGCGTTGAGAGATGA